In the Nerophis ophidion isolate RoL-2023_Sa linkage group LG01, RoL_Noph_v1.0, whole genome shotgun sequence genome, one interval contains:
- the LOC133561443 gene encoding LOW QUALITY PROTEIN: uncharacterized protein LOC133561443 (The sequence of the model RefSeq protein was modified relative to this genomic sequence to represent the inferred CDS: substituted 1 base at 1 genomic stop codon), whose translation EEEEDEEKRRTMETGSQVEKKKKKKKKEKKKKNEKKKKKKKKKNTWTTETGSQVEKKKKKRKRRKKKKKKEKKKKNTWTTETGSQVEKKKKKKKRRKKKKKKKKKKKKKLKKKKNRRTIETRMVEKKKRKKKKKKKKKKRRDKKKKTRMTRKRKKKKKKKNNKKKEKEVRRKKKKEKRRKKKRNEEINKERKEKKKKKEKKKKKEKRKKKKKKKKKEKKVEEEEEKERKKKEKKNEEEEEEEKKVEEEEDERKKIEKKEEDERKKKRKKEKKEEEERNKXRKKEVEGERRREKRKCVR comes from the exons gaagaagaagaagatgaagaaaagaGACGGACAATGGAGACAGGAAGTCaggtggagaagaagaagaagaaaaagaaaaaggagaagaaaaagaaaaacgagaagaagaaaaagaaaaagaagaagaagaatacatggACAACAGAGACAGGAAGTCAGgtggagaagaaaaagaagaagaggaaacGGAGA aagaagaagaagaagaaggaaaagaagaagaagaatacatggACAACAGAGACAGGAAGTCAGgtggagaagaaaaagaagaagaagaaacggAGA aagaagaagaagaagaagaagaagaagaagaaaaagaagttgaagaagaagaagaatagacGGACAATAGAGACAAGAA TGGTGgagaagaagaaaaggaagaagaagaagaagaagaagaaaaagaagaggaggGACA aaaagaaaaaaacgagGATGACgagaaagaggaagaagaaaaagaagaagaagaacaacaaaaaG AAAGAAAAAGAAgtaagaagaaaaaagaagaaagaaaaaaggaggaagaaaaaaagaa ATGAAGAAATAAATAAGGAaagaaaggagaagaagaagaagaaggagaaaaagaaaaagaaagagaagaggaagaagaaaaagaaaaagaagaagaaggaaaagaaagtagaagaggaagaagaaaaagaaagaaagaagaaagaaaagaagaacgaagaggaagaagaagaagaaaaaaaagtagaagaggaagaagatgaaagaaagaaaatagaaaagaaagaagaggacgaaagaaagaagaagaggaagaaggagaaaaaagaagaggaagaaagaaataaataaagaaagaaagaagtagAAGGAGAAAGAAGGAGAGAAAAGAGGAAGTGTGTGAGATGA